A genomic window from Camelus ferus isolate YT-003-E chromosome 9, BCGSAC_Cfer_1.0, whole genome shotgun sequence includes:
- the LOC116666048 gene encoding translation initiation factor IF-2-like, with product MREEGLTQGNSATCKRTPRPPPPRRPAIRRRGARPPKVKPRKRRVGGGGGGVRHQPADVRRRPSGMSGGGGAEAGLGLAEAPVGGWVQTKGTAGRRWAQWARTKDSRAATRRGASCRVAGRPVAASRPASALPARSQSASPRIPAASAAVRAWRRGTCC from the coding sequence ATGAGAGAAGAAGGGCTCACCCAGGGAAACTCCGCGACTTGCAAGCGCaccccgcgccccccccccccccgccgtcCCGCGATCCGGCGGCGGGGAGCCCGCCCGCCGAAAGTGAAACCGAGGAAACGCCGCGtcggaggcgggggggggggggtgcgacATCAGCCCGCCGACGTCCGGCGCCGTCCTTCCGGGATGAGCGGGGGAGGCGGGGCGGAGGCGGGCTTGGGACTGGCTGAGGCTccggtgggtgggtgggttcAGACCAAGGGGACTGCGGGTCGGCGTTGGGCTCAGTGGGCTCGAACGAAGGACTCTCGGGCAGCGACTCGGCGCGGCGCCTCCTGCCGGGTAGCAGGGCGGCCGGTCGCGGCTTCCCGGCCAGCCAGTGCCCTCCCCGCGCGGTCCCAATCGGCTTCTCCTCGGATCCCCGCGGCCAGCGCCGCGGTGCGGGCCTGGCGCAGAGGCACCTGCTGCTGA